In one Brevibacillus composti genomic region, the following are encoded:
- a CDS encoding ABC transporter substrate-binding protein, whose translation MRRMMFFLFCLVLVIGLAGCGGTSQTAQPAEPAPQTEASSPAAPPPSAESSAKATSYPITIKDATGQEITFEAAPERIVSTSPAETEMLFALGLGDKVVAVSDYDDYPEEAKAKPKVGGVVTPNEEAIISHAPDLVIGGISMKNEVVEKLRALDLKVITFQPKVVDDIMDNILLIGQITDRNQQAEDLVAKMKADITKVTEAVQTLKPEEKKKVYLEFSAGWTVGKGEFLDELITMAGGINIAADTEGWNPISEEKILQEDPDVILYAKGFTDDKTGESLDQMIRKRNGWDKIKAIEENQVFGLDHNVLSRPGPRITQGLYEMAKAVYPERMK comes from the coding sequence ATGAGACGCATGATGTTTTTCCTGTTCTGTTTGGTGCTCGTCATCGGACTTGCAGGCTGCGGTGGCACCAGTCAAACCGCCCAACCAGCAGAACCAGCGCCGCAAACAGAAGCGAGCAGCCCCGCCGCTCCGCCGCCATCTGCGGAATCGAGCGCAAAGGCGACCAGCTATCCGATCACGATAAAAGATGCAACAGGTCAAGAGATTACGTTTGAAGCAGCGCCGGAGAGGATCGTCTCCACGTCGCCGGCAGAGACCGAGATGCTGTTTGCGCTCGGCCTCGGTGACAAGGTGGTGGCCGTCTCCGATTACGATGACTACCCAGAAGAAGCGAAAGCAAAGCCGAAAGTCGGCGGCGTCGTTACGCCCAATGAAGAAGCGATCATTTCGCATGCGCCTGACCTGGTCATCGGCGGCATTTCGATGAAAAATGAGGTCGTCGAGAAACTGCGTGCTCTCGACCTGAAGGTGATTACGTTTCAACCCAAGGTCGTCGACGACATCATGGACAATATTTTGCTGATCGGACAAATTACCGACCGCAATCAGCAGGCGGAAGACTTGGTCGCGAAGATGAAAGCGGACATCACGAAGGTCACCGAAGCTGTCCAGACCCTGAAACCGGAGGAAAAGAAGAAAGTCTATTTGGAGTTTTCTGCTGGCTGGACGGTCGGCAAAGGGGAATTTCTCGATGAGCTGATTACGATGGCGGGCGGAATCAATATCGCTGCCGATACCGAAGGGTGGAATCCGATCAGCGAAGAGAAAATCCTCCAGGAAGACCCGGATGTGATCCTGTATGCAAAAGGCTTCACCGACGATAAAACGGGGGAGAGTCTGGACCAGATGATTCGCAAGCGCAATGGTTGGGACAAGATCAAAGCGATTGAGGAAAATCAAGTGTTCGGTCTGGACCACAATGTGCTGTCTCGTCCAGGCCCGCGGATTACACAAGGATTGTACGAAATGGCCAAAGCCGTCTACCCGGAACGGATGAAATAA
- a CDS encoding FecCD family ABC transporter permease, with the protein MKMRFFLFGGAGMALLFLSVGTSLSLGSADLPLSQVWGILLHQIPGVGMLVSADWPQSAEQIVLKVRFPRVLLAILVGACLSLAGAGFQGIMRNPLADPYTLGVASGSAVGASLMILFGFQYALLGQWSVPLAAFGTGLLSLWMVIRLANNQGNIHIETLILSGVVAQAFLGSIVSLLVSLSDQVVNEILFWLMGSLAFRGLPFTMVLLPALLLGLVILMGYSRTMNVFALGERQAAHLGIEVDQTKIAVLSVSTLLTAVAVSVSGIIGFVGLVVPHLVRLMAGPDYRLLLPLSALYGGIYVLWADTLARTVLSPTEIPLGVVTAFLGTPFFAYLLKKKQRSGKGEAM; encoded by the coding sequence ATGAAAATGCGTTTTTTTCTATTTGGAGGAGCCGGGATGGCTCTCCTCTTTCTGTCTGTAGGGACGAGTCTCTCTCTCGGCTCGGCAGACCTGCCGCTGTCGCAGGTGTGGGGCATTCTGCTGCACCAGATTCCCGGCGTGGGGATGCTGGTGTCAGCCGACTGGCCGCAGTCAGCAGAACAGATCGTGCTGAAGGTCCGTTTTCCGCGCGTGCTCCTGGCCATTTTGGTCGGCGCTTGTCTTTCGTTGGCGGGCGCTGGCTTCCAGGGAATCATGCGCAATCCTCTGGCGGATCCATATACCCTGGGAGTCGCCTCCGGCTCGGCAGTGGGCGCGTCGCTTATGATCCTGTTCGGCTTCCAGTATGCTTTGCTTGGGCAGTGGAGCGTACCGCTGGCGGCCTTCGGGACCGGCCTGCTGAGTCTCTGGATGGTGATCCGGCTGGCCAACAACCAAGGGAACATACATATCGAGACCTTGATCTTGTCCGGGGTGGTGGCCCAGGCTTTTCTGGGATCGATCGTCTCGCTGCTGGTGTCCCTCTCAGACCAGGTCGTCAATGAGATCCTCTTTTGGCTGATGGGCAGTCTGGCTTTTCGGGGCTTGCCCTTTACCATGGTCCTTTTGCCGGCCTTGCTCCTGGGTCTTGTGATTCTCATGGGCTATAGCCGGACGATGAATGTATTTGCCTTGGGGGAGAGGCAGGCAGCCCACCTGGGGATCGAGGTCGACCAGACCAAAATCGCCGTCCTGTCCGTCTCCACCCTGCTCACGGCTGTAGCGGTATCCGTGTCGGGCATTATCGGATTTGTCGGACTGGTCGTCCCGCATCTCGTCAGGCTGATGGCGGGTCCGGACTACCGGCTGCTGCTGCCGCTGTCCGCCCTGTACGGAGGGATCTACGTGCTCTGGGCGGACACGCTGGCACGAACCGTGCTAAGTCCGACCGAAATCCCTTTGGGAGTCGTGACAGCTTTTCTGGGAACGCCTTTCTTCGCGTATCTGTTGAAGAAAAAACAGCGTTCGGGTAAGGGGGAAGCGATGTGA
- a CDS encoding ABC transporter ATP-binding protein: MIRVVDVSKNYNGRSVLSSLNFSVEPGEFFGIIGPNGSGKSTLLKLLSGVESWGDGQIWLQEKLVSQYKRKDLATWLAVLQQEPLPPVGFRVREVVEMGRYPYQSWLGTEKADSSDMIDDILRTLRLDDLQDRTLEKLSGGEKQRVALAKVLAQQPRLLLLDEPTTYLDIGYQIQLLDTVHRWQRTRQTTVIAVLHDLNLASLYCDRILLLNKGRQIGVGVPEEILRAELIKDVYGIEPIVLDHPVHELPQIMLRSQRE, translated from the coding sequence GTGATCCGGGTCGTGGATGTATCTAAAAACTACAATGGCCGCTCTGTTCTGAGCAGTCTGAACTTCTCCGTAGAGCCGGGCGAATTCTTCGGCATAATCGGCCCCAACGGAAGCGGAAAGTCCACCCTGCTCAAGCTGCTCTCCGGGGTAGAATCCTGGGGTGACGGGCAGATCTGGCTGCAGGAGAAGCTCGTTTCGCAGTACAAGCGGAAGGATCTGGCTACGTGGCTGGCCGTCCTTCAGCAAGAGCCCCTGCCTCCAGTCGGCTTTCGCGTCCGGGAGGTGGTGGAGATGGGCAGATATCCCTACCAGAGCTGGCTCGGTACGGAGAAAGCGGATTCCTCGGACATGATTGATGACATCCTGCGGACACTGCGGCTCGACGACTTGCAGGATCGCACGCTGGAAAAGCTGAGCGGCGGAGAAAAGCAGCGTGTCGCTCTGGCCAAAGTACTGGCTCAGCAGCCCCGGCTGCTTCTTTTGGATGAGCCGACGACCTATCTCGATATCGGCTACCAAATTCAGCTGCTGGATACCGTCCACCGCTGGCAACGGACGCGACAGACAACCGTGATTGCGGTCCTGCATGACCTGAATCTGGCCTCACTCTACTGCGACCGGATTCTTCTCTTGAACAAAGGCCGCCAGATCGGAGTGGGCGTCCCTGAAGAAATCTTGCGGGCTGAATTGATCAAAGACGTCTATGGGATCGAGCCGATTGTGCTGGATCATCCCGTGCACGAGTTGCCGCAAATCATGCTGCGGTCTCAGCGGGAATAG
- the cobU gene encoding bifunctional adenosylcobinamide kinase/adenosylcobinamide-phosphate guanylyltransferase: MVILITGGVRSGKSRFASTYAAQLGESGLFVATAIPGDAEMRERIRRHQEERAQAAFHWETAWEAYDLSGCLRRIKEQWQRESKNPVILVDCLTLWLSNWLLRHEHDQPMEKVSRRIEELTEELRDFPGTILLVSNEVGYGLVPDYLLGRQFRDLSGIMNQSVAAVSDQVFLVTAGIPLEIKSRAFHIPGRCP, translated from the coding sequence ATGGTCATCCTGATTACAGGCGGCGTCAGAAGCGGCAAGAGCCGTTTCGCCTCCACCTATGCGGCACAGCTGGGCGAGAGCGGTCTTTTTGTGGCCACGGCGATCCCGGGGGATGCGGAGATGAGGGAGCGTATCCGCCGGCACCAAGAGGAGCGGGCACAAGCCGCCTTTCACTGGGAAACGGCCTGGGAGGCGTATGATTTGAGCGGATGCTTGCGCCGAATCAAAGAGCAGTGGCAGCGGGAATCAAAAAACCCCGTGATCCTCGTGGACTGCCTCACCCTCTGGCTCTCCAACTGGCTGCTGCGGCATGAGCATGACCAGCCGATGGAAAAGGTGTCGCGGCGAATCGAAGAATTGACCGAGGAGCTGCGGGATTTTCCCGGTACGATCCTGCTCGTCTCAAATGAGGTCGGTTACGGTCTGGTGCCAGACTATTTGCTCGGCAGACAGTTTCGCGATTTATCCGGAATCATGAACCAGAGCGTCGCCGCAGTCAGTGACCAGGTGTTCTTGGTGACCGCCGGCATTCCGCTTGAAATCAAGAGCCGGGCCTTTCATATCCCGGGCCGGTGCCCCTAA
- a CDS encoding cold-shock protein, whose translation MFAKRNQEPVPELETTIWTCSNDDCTCWMRENLTFEEEPTCPMCSSSMTKGTRMLPPLTWNVFR comes from the coding sequence TTGTTTGCAAAAAGAAATCAGGAGCCCGTACCTGAGCTGGAAACGACCATTTGGACCTGCAGCAACGATGACTGTACCTGCTGGATGAGAGAAAATCTGACCTTTGAAGAGGAACCTACCTGCCCGATGTGCAGCTCTTCGATGACGAAGGGGACGCGAATGCTCCCGCCGCTGACTTGGAATGTATTTCGGTAA